Genomic window (Marinobacter fonticola):
TACGCGACCATGCTGCTGGCGGATATGGGCGCGGAAGTCCTGCGTATCGAAGCACCGGATCGCATGGACCTGACGCGGGTGATGCCGCCCCATGACGACGGTGTCAGCACCGCACACACGTATCTGAATCGAGGCAAGGCCTCCGTCGCCCTAGACCTCAAGCAGCCCGAAAGCATCGAGTTCGTAAAGCGCCTCGTGGTTGACTATGACATCGTGATTGAACAGTTTCGCCCCGGGGTCATGCAGCGTCTGGGACTGGATGAAGACGCACTGCGAAGCATTAACCCAGCGCTGATCTACTGTGCTATTACCGGTTACGGTCAGACGGGCCCGTATAAGCATCGGGCCGGGCACGATATCAACTACCTCTCGCTCGCTGGCGTAAGCAGTCATTGCGGCCGAAAAGAAACCGGACCGCCGCCGATGGGTATCCAGGTGGCGGATGTAGCGGGTGGCTCCCACCACGCGGTGATGGGAATACTCGCCGCTGTGGTGCATCGCCAGCGTACTGGCGATGGACAATGTGTTGACGTCAGCATGACCGATGCGGCCTTCGCGTTAAATGCCATGACCGGTGCTGCTCACCTCGCGGGCGGTGAATCGCCGGGACCGGAGCGATCCTTGCTCAATGGTGGCAGCTTCTACGACTATTACGAGACCGCCGATGGTCGCTGGCTGTCGGTCGGCAGCCTAGAACCGCAGTTCATGACCCGTTTGTGCGACGTGCTGGGCCTGGAGGAGATGAAGAGTTTTGGCCTGAGCCAGAATCCGGCGCATCAAAAGAAGCTGAAGCAAGCGCTGGCCAAAGCCATTGTCCAGCGTAACCTGGCGGACTGGGAGGGCATCTTTGCCGAGCAGGATGCCTGCGTTGAGCCGGTGCTGACCTTGGAGGAAGCGGCGGCCCATCCCCAGATCCAGGCCCGCCACATGGTAATCAATGTGCCCAGGGAAACCGGTGGAGCGCAACGGCAGATCGGTCATCCCATCAAGTTCAGCCAGACGCCCTGTGAAGCGTCACATACGGGCCGCCAGCTTGGCGCCGACAATGAGTCTGTGCTGCGTCGACTGAAGACAGAGTAGAGGTCTACCGCGCACACTTGTGCCGCTCCCGATACTCGCCGGGCGTTATCCCGGCACTGTTCTTAAACCGCCGATGGAACGAGGTGGTTTCGCTGAAGCCGAGCCGGAAGGCGATTTCGGGAATGGGAAGTTCGGTATTCCCCAGGAGGTCCTCGGCCAACGACTGCCTGACGGCGTCCAGCAGCTTTTGGTAACTGCTGCCTTCGTAGCTGAGCTTGCGTTGCAGCGTTCGGCTGGTCATACCCAATTGCTCGGCCACGATATCCTGTCGACTCACACCCTGTAGCAATTGATGGCGAATGGCATTTTTCACCTGGGTCAGCAGCGCCGTGTGACGTTCGATGCCGGCCATTTGGTTCTGGGCGTGGGCTTCTAAAGTCCGGCGCAGGTTCGGGTCGGGTTGGCGTAGGGGGACGTCCAGCAGCGACTTGGCGGCGACCACCCGGTTGTCGCTGGCTTCGAAGTGCACTGGGCAGCCCCAGCGCGTTTGATAGGCAGACTCATAGTCCGGTCCCGGCGAACGGTGCTCAAGGTAGACTGCCCGTGGGCGGGTATTCGGCTCGTCACCCAGCCAGCGGGCATAGTTGATCCAGGAGGCAATCACGTTGTCGATCACTTGTGTTCGCACGATGGGGTCGGTGTAGGCGCACTGCCAGACCAGGTGCATCTCGTCGTCTTGCACGAAAAACTGGGTGATGCCCAAATCGCCCACCAGCTTCTCGTAGGGAATGATGTACTGAATGGCTTCTCCCAGCGTGGCGCAGCTCATGGTGATGTAGCCCAGCACGCTATAGGAACCTGGCTGGACGTAGTCGCCGGTTTCCAGTCCCAGAATGGGGTTGCTGTTGGCATCGGCCAGCTGGCGGATGAAATGCTGGAAACGTGCGCCGTCGATCCTGGCGTCGTCGGCGGGCAGTGCCTCCGGGTCCAGTCCTGCGTCGGTGAGCAACGATTGGGTATCGATATTCTTGTGATCGGCCGCTCGCAAGTATTGGCGCAATGCGGCGACGGATACGGAGCCCAGGGGTGTGGTCGTCTTCATGCGTACCGTTGTTATTGACGGTTACCCGTTCGATGGTTTCCCGTATTAATAAAGGTGCGGCGTCGCTAAATCAATGTTTGGGAGGTATAGATGCGCTTGAATCGGCAGATTGGCAGGACAACGGCAGGGTCAAAAGTAGGCAGCGTGAAAAATAAACGAAATAAAAAAGCGGGCTGGATAAACCAGCCCGCCTAAAAATAAGGAAAGAACGAAAGTGCCTGAAAAATTCGTTAATCCGTTGGGAGGTAAAACCCCCATACTGCGACGAAGGGACTGCTGACTCTCCAGACTGCTCGCTTGGAAGACTACTGACTCTCCAGACTGCTTACTTGGAAGACTGCTCACTCCTCCGTCATGGGGGGTACTGCTTACATCCACGATTGAGATATTAGGGGCTGACGCCGGAGAAGTCTGTTTGTGATGTGTATGCCCGTGTAACGGATTGTGCTGTGAGCCCGTTCCCGGATTTACAGGGGGTTCTAGTGTGCCGTGCGGTTAATTCGCTGATCTACTGCGCGTCGCTGACGGCGCTGGACAAGGCGCCAAGCCGCAGGCGGGGTGGTTCCCCGTCAAGGTTTGGGAACGACGGCCCAGCGTCGTCAGCGATGCGCCCTTCGGGAGCCCCTGAGAGCTTTGATAGCCGCGTTGCGCTGGCTCGATTTGGAACCACCAAACCTTCGCCACCGCGCCTTGCTCTCAAAGCTTTCAGGGGCTCAGTAGATCAGCGAATTAGCCGCACGGCACACTAGGCTTCCTGCAACACATCGGGGGCGGTTTCCGTAAACAGCCGGGTCTCGTACGCGTCCATGAGGCCCTGGACCGCTGCTTTTTCGACGTCCGCGACGCTTGGGGTTCCATGCTGGATGTCCGTGCGGCACAGCGCCATACCGGCTTCGACCGAAATGTAGCCCGCTGTGGTTTTGAGCGCCTTGTGATTAATGCCGTCGTAGATACGCCGGAAGGCGCTGACGGAGCAGTGCTCAGGGTTATCGAAATGCGCGACGATGGCGTACTGATTGTCGCCGACCCGGCACAGGGTATCCATGGGGCGAATCAGGTGACTGAGCCGGCGGCCGATGCCCACCGCCAGCTCGCTCATGGTTCCGGCACTGTGCTGGCGTTTGAGCGGCTGCCAGTTACGGATGCCTACCAGCACATAGGCCGACGCGCCACCGCGGGATTCGGCCTGGCGTAGACTCCGTTCCAGCCGCTCCCGGGCATAGGCGTTGTTGCACAGACCGGTTTCCAGATCGATGATGTTGCGCGATTCAAGCTCACGGTTGTTCTCCACGAGCAGGGCGTTGGCCATGAGTAGCGTATTTTGTCGATCCGCCATGCGATCGGCGGCGAAAATCCGTGGTAGCAGTTGCTTGCTCATGTCTGACTTGTAGATGAAATCGTCCACACCGCGATCGAACGCTTCCGCTAGCGCATCGACGCTTTCACGTGCTGTCAGCAGCATCACGTAAGTATAGTGGTTGCCCTGTTCGTCCAGCTGACGCACACGGTCGGTCAGTTCCAGGCCATCCATCTCCGGCATGAGCCAATCGGCAATCAGTACGCTTACCGGTCGATCCTCCATCAGCCCCACGGCGTCCGGAGCGTTGTGGGCGATACGTACATCGCGGTAGCCGGCTTTCTTTAGCGTGCGGGCAACAACCATGCTGCTAAATTTGGCATCGTCGACGACGAGTATGGGGAGATCCAGGTTGGGCATGCTGATTGACGACTCTCAGGGTCCGATCCAGGGTGCGGCTGTGAAGCCAACTTGATATTCTAATCCAGGCGCGGCAAGTATAACGCGAATCGTGCCGCCTGCCGCTTTCATTTGTAAAACCTGCGGATCCAATTTCGGTGCACGTGTTCGGTTGCGTGACCGCGTCCGCATTTTTGGAGCTTGAGCATGCCCTCTTTTGATATCGTCTCTGAAATTGATATGCACGAAGTCACCAATGCTGTCGACCAGGCCAAACGCGAGCTGGGCAACCGCTGGGATTTCAAAAACGTCGAGGTGGATGTTGAGCTTGACGACAAGGGCATCACATTGAGCGCAGAGCAGGAGTTTCAGCTCGAGCAGTTGTTGGATATGGTGCGTATGGCTTTTGCCAAGCGCAACGTCGACACTCGCGCTCTGGAAGAAAGCGGCGACAGCCGTTCCGGCAAACTGGTTAAAAAGCACTTTACCTTGCGTCAAGGTATTGAAACACCGGACGCCAAGAAGATCGTCAAGCTGCTCAAGGATGCCAAGATGAAGGTGCAGGCGAGCATTCAGGGCGACAAGGTGCGGGTAACCGGCAAGAAGCGTGACGACCTGCAGGCGGCGATTGCACTGATCAAAGAATCGGAGCTTGAGCTGCCGTTGCAATACAACAACTTCCGCGACTGACGGAGCCGCCGCAATCACTTCCCGGACCCGACGCGACCTCC
Coding sequences:
- a CDS encoding CaiB/BaiF CoA transferase family protein; the encoded protein is MSGPLEGLRILDFTTLLPGPYATMLLADMGAEVLRIEAPDRMDLTRVMPPHDDGVSTAHTYLNRGKASVALDLKQPESIEFVKRLVVDYDIVIEQFRPGVMQRLGLDEDALRSINPALIYCAITGYGQTGPYKHRAGHDINYLSLAGVSSHCGRKETGPPPMGIQVADVAGGSHHAVMGILAAVVHRQRTGDGQCVDVSMTDAAFALNAMTGAAHLAGGESPGPERSLLNGGSFYDYYETADGRWLSVGSLEPQFMTRLCDVLGLEEMKSFGLSQNPAHQKKLKQALAKAIVQRNLADWEGIFAEQDACVEPVLTLEEAAAHPQIQARHMVINVPRETGGAQRQIGHPIKFSQTPCEASHTGRQLGADNESVLRRLKTE
- a CDS encoding AraC family transcriptional regulator; protein product: MKTTTPLGSVSVAALRQYLRAADHKNIDTQSLLTDAGLDPEALPADDARIDGARFQHFIRQLADANSNPILGLETGDYVQPGSYSVLGYITMSCATLGEAIQYIIPYEKLVGDLGITQFFVQDDEMHLVWQCAYTDPIVRTQVIDNVIASWINYARWLGDEPNTRPRAVYLEHRSPGPDYESAYQTRWGCPVHFEASDNRVVAAKSLLDVPLRQPDPNLRRTLEAHAQNQMAGIERHTALLTQVKNAIRHQLLQGVSRQDIVAEQLGMTSRTLQRKLSYEGSSYQKLLDAVRQSLAEDLLGNTELPIPEIAFRLGFSETTSFHRRFKNSAGITPGEYRERHKCAR
- a CDS encoding YajQ family cyclic di-GMP-binding protein; amino-acid sequence: MPSFDIVSEIDMHEVTNAVDQAKRELGNRWDFKNVEVDVELDDKGITLSAEQEFQLEQLLDMVRMAFAKRNVDTRALEESGDSRSGKLVKKHFTLRQGIETPDAKKIVKLLKDAKMKVQASIQGDKVRVTGKKRDDLQAAIALIKESELELPLQYNNFRD
- a CDS encoding GGDEF domain-containing response regulator translates to MPNLDLPILVVDDAKFSSMVVARTLKKAGYRDVRIAHNAPDAVGLMEDRPVSVLIADWLMPEMDGLELTDRVRQLDEQGNHYTYVMLLTARESVDALAEAFDRGVDDFIYKSDMSKQLLPRIFAADRMADRQNTLLMANALLVENNRELESRNIIDLETGLCNNAYARERLERSLRQAESRGGASAYVLVGIRNWQPLKRQHSAGTMSELAVGIGRRLSHLIRPMDTLCRVGDNQYAIVAHFDNPEHCSVSAFRRIYDGINHKALKTTAGYISVEAGMALCRTDIQHGTPSVADVEKAAVQGLMDAYETRLFTETAPDVLQEA